A part of Paenibacillus sp. 481 genomic DNA contains:
- a CDS encoding DUF1361 domain-containing protein, with protein sequence MYVRAYTGRTIYTFLNWDMFLAWVPVGFACMLHLVFYHMQPKQWPRTLLITVVGLLWLLFFPNSAYLITDMLHLFIHFKPEPGVRFTHDIEFWYHLILFFSAALIGVLLSFYSLYTVQQVVKKAYGAATSWAFAIIVLLLSSFGIYIGRFVRWNSWDVFVRPDRIVQDIVMIVTDEQKLKLFVPFVLILFAVQGFVHCVLSAIATFHSKSLPPK encoded by the coding sequence ATGTACGTAAGAGCATATACGGGCCGAACCATTTACACCTTCCTCAACTGGGATATGTTCTTGGCATGGGTTCCTGTTGGCTTCGCCTGTATGCTACATCTTGTTTTTTATCATATGCAACCTAAACAGTGGCCGCGCACCTTGCTGATCACAGTCGTCGGCTTGCTATGGTTATTATTTTTTCCGAACTCCGCCTATTTAATCACCGATATGCTGCATCTGTTCATCCATTTCAAACCTGAACCTGGTGTTCGCTTCACACACGATATTGAATTTTGGTATCATTTGATCTTATTTTTTTCTGCTGCCCTAATCGGGGTCTTGTTAAGCTTCTATTCGTTATACACCGTTCAACAGGTCGTAAAAAAAGCGTACGGTGCCGCTACGAGTTGGGCGTTTGCCATTATCGTGTTGTTGTTGAGCAGCTTTGGCATTTATATCGGCAGGTTTGTGCGCTGGAATAGCTGGGATGTGTTTGTGAGACCTGATCGGATTGTACAGGATATCGTTATGATCGTGACAGATGAGCAGAAGCTGAAGCTGTTTGTGCCATTTGTGCTTATCCTGTTTGCTGTGCAAGGATTCGTTCACTGTGTGTTAAGTGCAATTGCTACCTTTCATTCGAAATCGCTACCACCAAAATAA
- a CDS encoding RICIN domain-containing protein produces MFQSLTANRNKVMILFLCFCFMLLMIASPAKNVSAAEENAPFVPNGTYVLYAKHSNKVLEVEKYGTHDGAKIHQWSYTGGTNQQWRIVDAGGGTFSIVSAHSGKVLEAEHFGTHNGAKIHQWSNTGGSNQLWRFVDTGDGYYTIVSAHSGKVIEVEQFASKDGGKVHLWSNSGGLNQQWRVKKIF; encoded by the coding sequence ATGTTTCAATCTCTGACAGCTAATCGTAACAAAGTGATGATTTTATTTTTATGCTTTTGTTTCATGCTTCTCATGATTGCAAGTCCAGCGAAGAATGTATCCGCAGCTGAAGAAAATGCACCATTCGTACCGAACGGTACATACGTGCTTTACGCTAAACATAGCAACAAAGTGTTAGAAGTCGAGAAATATGGCACTCATGATGGTGCAAAAATTCATCAATGGAGCTACACAGGCGGCACGAATCAGCAGTGGAGAATCGTAGACGCTGGTGGCGGTACTTTTTCCATCGTATCAGCGCACAGTGGTAAAGTGTTAGAAGCCGAGCATTTCGGTACACATAATGGAGCAAAAATACACCAATGGAGCAACACAGGCGGTTCGAATCAACTGTGGAGATTTGTTGACACAGGTGATGGTTACTATACAATCGTTTCCGCACACAGCGGAAAAGTCATTGAAGTGGAACAGTTCGCTTCCAAAGATGGCGGAAAAGTACATCTGTGGAGTAACTCAGGCGGTCTGAACCAACAATGGAGAGTCAAAAAAATATTTTAA
- a CDS encoding NAD(P)/FAD-dependent oxidoreductase encodes MSNIPKIVILGAGYGGIMAAQRLQKELNYNEADVTLVSKHDYHYFTTHLHMPAAGTDAIDNARVSISKLVDEFKIDTVKSTVQEIRIEDKKVILEDGTLSYDYLVIGVGGEVETFGIPGMTENAFFIRSINSVRVICEHIEHQFALYKQDETRADRLNFVVGGAGFTGIEFVGELSDRIPQLCKQFDVDPSLVNIYNIEAAPTALPGFDPALVEYAMNVLKKKGVTFKLATAIKECTPEGVLLATDEEIKAATVVWTGGVRGNSMIEKAGIEAMRGRVKVDEHLRAPGHDNIFIVGDNSLVINPEIDRPYPPTAQMAMQQGPVVASNIVASIRNQPLKKFTYENKGTVASLGKGQAIGVVGKTKLTGFWAAQLKKVIDIRWLFIIGGFSLAFKKGKFF; translated from the coding sequence ATGAGCAACATACCTAAAATTGTCATTCTCGGTGCAGGTTATGGCGGTATTATGGCAGCACAGCGTTTACAAAAAGAATTGAACTACAACGAAGCGGACGTGACGTTGGTAAGCAAGCATGATTACCACTACTTCACGACACACTTGCATATGCCAGCTGCTGGTACGGATGCGATTGACAATGCTCGCGTATCGATTTCCAAACTTGTCGATGAGTTCAAAATCGACACGGTTAAATCGACTGTGCAAGAAATTCGGATTGAAGACAAGAAAGTTATCTTGGAAGACGGAACATTGTCTTACGACTACTTGGTTATCGGCGTTGGTGGTGAAGTCGAGACATTCGGTATCCCAGGTATGACTGAAAATGCATTCTTCATTCGCAGCATTAACTCTGTGCGCGTAATCTGTGAGCACATCGAGCACCAATTTGCTTTGTATAAGCAAGATGAGACTCGTGCAGACCGTCTGAACTTTGTTGTTGGTGGTGCTGGCTTTACAGGTATCGAGTTCGTAGGTGAGTTGTCTGATCGCATTCCACAATTGTGTAAGCAATTCGACGTGGATCCTTCCCTCGTTAACATTTACAACATTGAAGCGGCTCCTACAGCACTTCCAGGTTTCGATCCTGCGCTTGTTGAATACGCGATGAACGTCTTGAAAAAGAAAGGCGTTACGTTCAAGCTTGCAACAGCAATTAAAGAGTGCACACCAGAAGGCGTATTGCTTGCGACTGATGAAGAAATTAAAGCAGCAACTGTTGTCTGGACAGGTGGCGTACGCGGTAACAGCATGATCGAGAAAGCGGGTATCGAAGCTATGCGTGGTCGCGTTAAAGTTGACGAGCACTTGCGCGCTCCAGGTCATGACAATATCTTTATCGTGGGTGACAACTCTTTGGTAATCAACCCAGAGATCGATCGTCCATACCCGCCAACAGCGCAAATGGCGATGCAGCAAGGTCCAGTAGTTGCAAGCAACATTGTTGCTTCCATCCGCAATCAACCATTGAAGAAGTTCACTTACGAGAACAAAGGTACAGTTGCTTCTTTGGGTAAAGGCCAAGCAATCGGCGTAGTAGGCAAGACGAAGTTGACAGGCTTCTGGGCAGCTCAACTTAAAAAAGTTATTGATATCCGTTGGTTGTTCATCATCGGCGGCTTCTCCTTGGCATTCAAAAAAGGGAAGTTCTTCTAA
- the dnaI gene encoding primosomal protein DnaI: MESLGDIMKQLPLSGRRAQAEQKMAEMLEDPLIMQFRSKYPWLDDRTLRINMSKLYQYLTEYRRCSNCPGLDNCQNDFRGHYTMLSAENVNGHALIYDRKVPCKKLTAYERQRTIQNRVRSFYVDETAFKQGYSPEEMIRNDYERTPAVTAVMEYAVQIKENGLQPEGLYLYGPFGTGKTYLMSYVLYELARVDYTGVIVYMPEFVEDLKSMFQEPQKLRDTIEMMKEADLLVFDDIGAENMTPWVRDHVLGSILNYRMNRKPTLYTSNYDMDGLMKHFSYTRDGEDIHKAERIMDRIRPFVNIIEVQGSNKRGNGPAPKQ, encoded by the coding sequence ATGGAATCATTAGGTGACATTATGAAGCAGTTGCCGCTTAGTGGAAGGCGGGCTCAAGCGGAGCAAAAGATGGCGGAAATGTTAGAAGATCCGCTCATTATGCAATTCAGGAGCAAGTATCCTTGGTTGGACGACCGAACACTGCGAATTAATATGAGTAAGTTATATCAATATTTAACCGAATATCGTCGCTGTTCGAATTGTCCGGGACTCGATAATTGTCAGAACGACTTTCGTGGTCACTACACAATGCTGAGTGCTGAAAATGTTAATGGCCATGCGCTCATCTACGATCGGAAAGTACCGTGCAAAAAGCTTACCGCTTATGAACGTCAGCGTACGATTCAAAATCGCGTGCGTTCGTTCTATGTAGACGAAACGGCGTTCAAGCAAGGCTATTCGCCAGAAGAGATGATTCGCAATGATTATGAGCGTACTCCGGCTGTTACGGCTGTCATGGAGTATGCCGTTCAAATTAAAGAGAACGGCTTGCAGCCAGAAGGTCTGTATTTGTACGGGCCGTTCGGCACGGGCAAGACGTACTTAATGAGCTATGTGCTATACGAGTTGGCACGGGTTGATTATACGGGCGTCATCGTGTACATGCCCGAATTCGTTGAGGACTTGAAGTCAATGTTCCAAGAGCCGCAAAAGCTGCGCGATACGATCGAGATGATGAAGGAAGCGGATCTGCTCGTGTTTGACGATATTGGTGCTGAAAATATGACACCTTGGGTACGCGACCATGTGCTCGGCTCGATCTTGAATTATCGGATGAATCGTAAGCCGACACTGTATACGTCCAACTATGATATGGATGGTTTAATGAAGCATTTTAGCTATACGCGTGATGGCGAAGATATTCATAAAGCAGAGCGGATTATGGACCGGATACGTCCTTTTGTGAATATTATTGAGGTTCAAGGTAGCAATAAACGTGGCAACGGGCCGGCTCCCAAACAATAG
- a CDS encoding NAD(P)H-binding protein — translation MKLEREIKHSERTAVVIGATGLIGRELVKLLAAEQSYARVVALVRKLPEQGEAAWFEHPKLEWRVVNFNRLHEAEPMMADVDDLFCCLGTSIRVAKSREMFRRVDYEYPLAAARAALRAGAARMFVVTALGADAKSRIFYSRTKGELEDALQELPFSALYLFRPSLLLGDRSERRLGEMAGAIVMRALDPIMARGRLKRYRAITGLTVAQGIVAATRQEARVVHVVPSDKIEEWAALT, via the coding sequence ATGAAATTAGAACGAGAAATAAAACATTCGGAACGGACAGCTGTTGTGATAGGAGCGACCGGACTTATTGGTCGCGAGTTAGTAAAGCTATTAGCTGCGGAGCAATCGTATGCTCGTGTTGTGGCGCTCGTCCGGAAGCTGCCTGAGCAGGGAGAGGCAGCGTGGTTTGAACACCCGAAGCTGGAATGGCGCGTCGTTAACTTTAACCGTCTGCATGAAGCGGAGCCAATGATGGCCGACGTAGATGATCTGTTCTGTTGCCTAGGCACGTCGATTAGAGTCGCGAAGTCGCGCGAAATGTTTCGGCGCGTTGACTATGAGTATCCGCTGGCAGCTGCGCGTGCAGCGTTGCGAGCAGGGGCGGCACGCATGTTCGTCGTGACCGCGCTGGGGGCAGATGCCAAGTCACGCATTTTCTACAGTCGCACGAAGGGCGAGCTGGAGGACGCGTTGCAGGAACTGCCGTTTAGCGCCCTCTATTTGTTCCGCCCGTCGTTGCTGCTCGGCGATCGCAGCGAGCGGCGCCTAGGCGAAATGGCAGGGGCAATCGTCATGCGGGCGCTGGACCCGATTATGGCCCGTGGCCGGCTCAAACGCTACCGTGCGATTACGGGTCTGACGGTAGCTCAAGGCATTGTTGCTGCTACGAGGCAGGAGGCGCGTGTCGTACATGTAGTTCCCTCCGACAAGATTGAGGAGTGGGCGGCATTGACATAG
- a CDS encoding flavodoxin family protein → MFIVQGSARDGGNTEQLTAIVTEGIESTTVQLRDKRLEPIVDQRHDPNGFSPIDDDMNQLVREMMEHDAIVFATPLYWYGMSGHMKTFIDRWSQCLRDDSLQFKERMKGKKAYVVIVGGPQAKMNGLALVQQFRHIFDFMGMQFEGWIIGRGSKPGDILEDTQTLAEARALNVILKAQK, encoded by the coding sequence ATGTTTATTGTGCAAGGCAGCGCTCGCGATGGTGGCAATACGGAGCAGCTAACCGCGATTGTTACAGAAGGAATCGAGTCAACAACGGTACAGTTGCGAGACAAACGACTGGAACCCATTGTGGATCAACGTCATGATCCGAACGGATTTTCCCCGATTGATGATGATATGAATCAACTCGTACGCGAGATGATGGAGCACGATGCGATTGTATTTGCAACGCCGCTTTATTGGTACGGTATGTCAGGGCATATGAAGACGTTCATCGATCGCTGGTCGCAATGTTTGCGTGACGATTCTTTGCAATTCAAAGAGCGAATGAAAGGCAAGAAAGCTTATGTTGTCATCGTCGGCGGACCACAGGCGAAAATGAATGGTTTAGCGCTGGTACAGCAATTCCGGCACATTTTTGACTTTATGGGCATGCAATTTGAAGGTTGGATTATCGGCCGCGGCTCTAAGCCTGGCGATATATTAGAAGATACGCAAACACTCGCTGAGGCAAGGGCGTTGAATGTGATATTGAAAGCACAGAAGTAG
- the hemQ gene encoding hydrogen peroxide-dependent heme synthase, translated as MSEAAMTLDGWYALHEFRSINWTLWKKADDEERAHALDELHELWQKWTDTEESKQGSTAVYSIVGQKADFVLFHLRETMEELNELENEFNKTSFAQFTIPSYSYVSVVELSNYMAKPGSTEDPMENPEVIARLKPTLPKTRHICFYPMNKKRELADNWYMLSMDERRAMMRSHGMIGRGYAGKVKQIITGSVGLDDWEWGVTLFSDDMLQFKKLIYEMRFDEVSARFGEFGSFFVGNLLTPDKMNDMMKL; from the coding sequence ATGAGCGAAGCAGCAATGACGTTAGACGGTTGGTATGCCCTGCATGAATTCCGTTCTATTAACTGGACACTTTGGAAAAAGGCAGATGACGAAGAGCGTGCACACGCTTTGGACGAGCTGCATGAGCTGTGGCAGAAATGGACGGATACAGAGGAAAGCAAGCAAGGTAGCACTGCGGTGTACAGCATCGTAGGCCAAAAAGCGGATTTCGTGCTGTTCCATTTGCGCGAAACGATGGAAGAGTTGAACGAGTTGGAGAACGAGTTTAACAAAACATCTTTCGCTCAATTTACGATCCCTTCTTATTCTTATGTAAGCGTCGTAGAATTAAGCAACTACATGGCTAAGCCTGGTTCAACTGAAGATCCAATGGAAAACCCTGAAGTCATTGCTCGTTTGAAGCCAACATTGCCGAAGACGAGACATATTTGCTTCTATCCGATGAACAAGAAGCGCGAACTGGCTGACAACTGGTACATGTTGTCGATGGACGAGCGTCGCGCAATGATGCGCAGCCACGGTATGATTGGCCGCGGTTACGCTGGCAAAGTAAAGCAAATCATTACCGGCTCCGTCGGTCTCGACGACTGGGAGTGGGGCGTTACGTTGTTCAGCGACGATATGCTGCAATTCAAGAAATTAATCTACGAAATGCGCTTTGATGAAGTAAGCGCTCGTTTTGGCGAATTCGGCTCTTTCTTCGTCGGCAACTTGCTTACGCCTGACAAAATGAATGATATGATGAAGCTGTAA
- a CDS encoding YuiB family protein gives MGLGWVMIIILMVLFFVMMFGIGFILNMLMKTTWFPVGFFVIIVFPATFYLIWDESLSWGENIAAYGPYGFLTAVAGFAGAIVSGMTIEALRKSGYKMY, from the coding sequence ATGGGTTTAGGCTGGGTGATGATTATCATCTTAATGGTACTTTTCTTCGTGATGATGTTCGGTATCGGATTTATTTTGAACATGTTAATGAAGACGACGTGGTTTCCAGTCGGTTTTTTCGTTATTATCGTATTCCCGGCTACGTTTTACCTCATTTGGGATGAGAGCTTATCTTGGGGCGAGAACATTGCAGCATACGGGCCATACGGCTTCTTAACGGCTGTGGCAGGTTTTGCTGGCGCTATTGTAAGCGGTATGACGATTGAAGCACTACGCAAAAGTGGATACAAAATGTATTAA
- the sda gene encoding sporulation histidine kinase inhibitor Sda: MALLSDDMLMDSYEQAVKLRLDEEFIVLLLAEMKKRRLLPTLFQMPVSR, translated from the coding sequence ATGGCTTTACTTTCCGACGATATGCTTATGGACTCATATGAGCAAGCCGTCAAATTACGATTAGATGAAGAATTTATCGTGTTGTTGCTCGCGGAAATGAAGAAACGCCGCCTACTACCAACCCTCTTCCAGATGCCGGTAAGCAGATAA
- a CDS encoding ATP-binding cassette domain-containing protein: MYGNNEMNNDNDRLDRKSFREPTGRLLLESSDLEAYVSGRFLFKLPHMLRVYAGECIGLIGANGVGKTTLMRMLAGLREPDQGNVTMNALASFVPQLDDVREERSDEAHLSGGERTKLRLEAALNEGVELLLLDEPTSHLDVEGLEELEQRLAAFLKKGAVVLISHDRTLLNRLCTRMWELENHKLAFYNGNYEHFQREKARMRLEQQRAYDGYIAERARLREAIEDKKVHARRVGSTAKQKGQNSKSIAFARPFFNKKKGKVEKTVKAMEKRLEQLDVVERPFELAPSLFDAACHHPLRSKSAIEVKELELRLSSSNRVLAQDAAFRIRPGMRVALIGPNGSGKTTLLRALWQAFGAEQPLSNGHNGQFDQHAEYMQNSFNSIANSMANSIPNSKERTISEQLDAAAAEHALCVEGSIRFSPSARMAYFDQKLYALNPYDSVLENVMKWSAYDQTKVRTALARLRLRREDALKPVWQLSGGEKVKAQLVKLFMSEANVLLLDEPTNYLDIDAREDLEQVLTEYPGTLLFASHDRVFMEQVATHALMFSEGRIVWLTAEQLRNRLGLGAGSQETTSVDLAEHEHSDHGSLSFDEQMKLELEWSTLLGKLSAPRKDDDMAKLEQRYTELLQLRRHLLK, encoded by the coding sequence GTGTACGGAAACAATGAAATGAACAACGACAACGATCGCCTTGATCGGAAGTCATTCCGTGAGCCTACAGGTCGGCTGCTGCTAGAATCGAGCGATCTTGAAGCTTATGTAAGCGGGCGCTTTTTGTTCAAGTTGCCTCATATGCTTCGCGTTTACGCCGGTGAGTGCATCGGTCTTATCGGTGCAAATGGGGTTGGAAAAACGACATTGATGCGAATGTTGGCAGGTCTACGTGAACCTGATCAAGGGAATGTGACAATGAACGCGTTAGCGTCTTTCGTGCCGCAGCTTGATGATGTGCGTGAAGAACGGTCAGACGAAGCTCATTTAAGCGGCGGAGAGCGTACAAAGCTGCGCTTGGAGGCGGCTTTAAATGAGGGTGTTGAACTGTTGCTGTTGGATGAGCCGACGAGCCATCTTGATGTCGAAGGCTTGGAAGAGCTGGAACAGCGTCTGGCTGCTTTCTTGAAAAAAGGGGCTGTTGTGCTTATTTCCCACGATAGAACGCTGTTGAATCGTTTATGTACGCGGATGTGGGAGTTAGAAAATCATAAGCTTGCGTTCTACAATGGAAATTATGAGCATTTCCAACGGGAAAAAGCGCGCATGCGGCTGGAACAGCAGCGCGCGTATGACGGTTATATAGCGGAACGTGCTCGCTTGCGTGAAGCTATAGAAGACAAAAAGGTACACGCACGTCGTGTAGGCAGTACGGCGAAGCAAAAAGGCCAAAACAGCAAATCGATAGCCTTTGCAAGACCTTTTTTCAATAAGAAGAAAGGTAAAGTAGAGAAAACGGTCAAAGCGATGGAAAAACGTTTAGAACAGCTAGACGTTGTCGAGCGTCCGTTTGAGCTTGCCCCTTCACTATTCGATGCGGCTTGTCATCATCCGCTGCGCAGCAAAAGTGCAATCGAGGTGAAGGAGCTAGAGCTTCGCCTAAGCTCGTCTAATCGCGTACTGGCGCAGGATGCGGCCTTCCGGATTCGCCCAGGCATGCGTGTGGCGCTGATCGGACCGAACGGCTCCGGTAAGACGACGCTGCTGCGCGCATTGTGGCAAGCATTTGGCGCTGAACAGCCATTATCGAATGGACACAATGGGCAGTTCGATCAACATGCAGAATACATGCAGAATTCCTTCAATAGCATCGCAAATAGCATGGCAAATAGTATCCCAAATAGCAAGGAGCGCACGATTTCTGAGCAACTCGACGCTGCTGCAGCGGAGCATGCACTTTGTGTCGAAGGCAGCATTCGCTTTTCACCAAGCGCACGTATGGCTTATTTTGACCAGAAGTTATATGCGCTTAACCCTTACGATTCTGTATTAGAAAACGTAATGAAGTGGAGCGCTTATGACCAGACGAAAGTACGCACCGCGCTGGCCAGACTTCGATTGCGTCGGGAAGATGCGCTTAAGCCCGTATGGCAATTAAGCGGAGGTGAGAAAGTAAAGGCGCAGCTTGTAAAGCTGTTTATGAGCGAAGCAAATGTGCTGCTGCTGGATGAGCCCACCAATTACTTGGATATTGACGCTCGCGAGGACTTGGAGCAGGTGTTGACCGAATATCCGGGAACACTGTTGTTCGCTTCGCACGACCGGGTATTTATGGAGCAAGTTGCTACTCATGCGTTGATGTTCTCGGAGGGGCGTATCGTTTGGCTGACGGCAGAACAATTGCGCAACCGCCTTGGATTGGGGGCTGGATCTCAAGAAACAACGTCAGTGGATCTCGCTGAACACGAACATAGCGATCATGGTTCACTGTCTTTCGATGAGCAAATGAAGCTCGAATTAGAATGGTCCACCCTGCTCGGGAAATTGTCTGCCCCGCGCAAGGATGACGATATGGCGAAGCTGGAGCAGCGCTATACAGAGCTATTGCAACTGCGTCGCCACCTACTGAAGTAA
- a CDS encoding DnaD domain protein produces the protein MRMSNMLHFTEHHRYVTYREFSLSELDNKMLSHVYQPMVGAFAIGLYHLLSQHVPADQVGYSVVDSQRRLFLLLGLEPSEKGRAYFIEQSSKLEAVGLLQTSRLLMPDADDYMFEYELQQPLSPNDFFQTQHLTLLLRDKVGKYAVLSLREQFGTKEPFDCRQAEVQRENISIPFYELFRLNTHVIDYELEQALQEVAPSRSSSNSAENGTDTATDLNYADIITRFPKQSFNRSFVEKLRYDRESMGIINHVVRKFDLTLQETCRLLDEDGVFESDGRIILDELQHRAHLHFRQNKRRSEWREREQSKMSNAQEARSAQPAATPEHEQEQEVAVQMEFYVEVPTQFQSKCDVHQYNMMLRNTPYTRLLERFFPGAVPDSFLDMFTKMDLNYKLPDEVINVLIHYLMTMLAEGSEQRLNRNFVEAIVTNMLAKQVKTYEQAVLYIRQQGQQTQQLQAKDGQGTRSASNGQARNRGRYGNKPAKPVIPVVQPKQTPGGKTLSQADLDRALELAKRLDGGSR, from the coding sequence ATGCGGATGTCAAATATGCTTCATTTTACAGAGCATCATCGCTATGTGACGTACCGAGAATTCAGTCTTAGCGAATTAGACAACAAAATGCTGTCGCACGTTTACCAACCGATGGTTGGGGCGTTTGCGATCGGACTGTACCACCTTCTCAGTCAGCACGTTCCAGCCGACCAAGTCGGATATTCGGTGGTGGATTCGCAGCGGCGGTTATTTTTGCTGCTAGGATTAGAACCGAGTGAAAAGGGACGTGCTTACTTTATTGAGCAATCGTCTAAATTAGAAGCCGTTGGGCTGCTGCAAACGTCCCGTTTGCTCATGCCGGATGCGGATGATTATATGTTCGAATACGAGCTTCAGCAGCCGCTAAGCCCGAATGATTTTTTCCAGACGCAGCATCTAACGTTGTTGCTGCGCGACAAAGTAGGCAAATATGCAGTGCTGTCACTGCGCGAGCAATTTGGTACAAAGGAACCTTTTGACTGTAGGCAGGCAGAGGTGCAGCGTGAAAATATTTCAATCCCGTTCTATGAGCTATTTCGTCTCAATACGCACGTGATTGACTACGAGTTGGAGCAAGCGCTACAAGAAGTAGCTCCAAGCCGCAGTTCAAGCAACAGTGCGGAGAACGGAACGGATACAGCTACTGATTTGAATTACGCCGACATTATTACACGCTTTCCGAAGCAGTCGTTCAATCGTTCTTTTGTAGAGAAGTTGCGATATGATCGTGAAAGTATGGGCATCATTAATCATGTTGTGCGCAAATTCGATCTCACGTTGCAGGAAACGTGTCGTTTGTTGGATGAGGATGGCGTGTTTGAATCAGACGGCCGAATTATACTGGACGAATTGCAGCATCGTGCACATTTGCATTTCCGCCAAAATAAACGTCGCAGCGAATGGCGTGAACGGGAACAGAGCAAAATGTCGAATGCTCAGGAGGCACGCTCAGCACAGCCAGCGGCAACCCCCGAGCATGAGCAGGAGCAAGAAGTCGCGGTGCAAATGGAATTTTACGTGGAAGTGCCTACGCAATTTCAGAGCAAGTGCGATGTGCATCAGTACAATATGATGCTGCGCAACACGCCGTATACGCGCTTGCTGGAGCGATTTTTCCCAGGTGCGGTACCCGATTCATTTCTTGATATGTTTACTAAAATGGACTTGAATTATAAATTGCCTGATGAAGTGATTAATGTGCTCATCCACTATTTAATGACGATGTTGGCTGAAGGCTCCGAGCAGCGCTTGAATCGTAACTTTGTGGAAGCGATCGTCACGAATATGTTAGCGAAGCAAGTGAAGACGTACGAACAAGCGGTGCTGTATATTCGTCAGCAAGGCCAGCAGACGCAGCAACTGCAAGCGAAAGATGGGCAGGGAACGCGGAGCGCTAGTAACGGACAAGCACGCAATCGAGGCAGATATGGCAATAAGCCAGCGAAGCCCGTTATTCCAGTTGTGCAACCCAAGCAAACACCAGGTGGCAAGACTTTATCGCAGGCTGATTTAGATCGGGCGCTGGAGCTTGCTAAGCGTCTCGATGGAGGCAGTCGTTAA
- a CDS encoding NAD(P)/FAD-dependent oxidoreductase: protein MTTQADTQQDVVDILIIGGGPAGMFAAFYGGMRHASVRIIDSMPQLGGQLAALYPEKYIYDVAGFPKVTAQELVDRLKEQMEFFNPDVRLEEKVINVKKLDERSFEVKTNKAVHKAKAVIITAGIGAFEPRRLDLPGAEQYEGSNLYYFISDLQRFKGQKVLISGGGDSAVDWALMLEPIAEQVTLIHRRDKFRAHEHSVETLMNSKVQVVTPTEITHLHGDGNRINRVTIADVKSKEARDIDVDAVIVNFGFVSSLGPIEEWGLQIDGGSIIVDSRMETNVPGIFAAGDITTYPGKLKLIAVGFGEAPTAINNAKVYIDPSAKLSPGHSSSMKR, encoded by the coding sequence TTGACTACACAAGCAGATACACAGCAGGATGTTGTTGATATTTTAATTATCGGAGGCGGCCCAGCAGGTATGTTCGCTGCATTTTATGGTGGCATGAGGCATGCTTCCGTTCGAATTATTGACAGCATGCCGCAACTTGGCGGACAATTAGCCGCGCTTTACCCGGAAAAATATATTTATGACGTGGCTGGGTTTCCTAAAGTCACGGCACAAGAGCTTGTTGACCGCTTAAAGGAGCAGATGGAGTTCTTTAATCCAGATGTTCGTTTGGAAGAGAAGGTCATTAATGTGAAAAAGCTGGATGAGCGCTCGTTCGAGGTCAAAACGAACAAGGCTGTGCATAAAGCTAAAGCGGTTATCATTACGGCTGGCATCGGCGCATTTGAGCCACGCCGCCTTGATCTGCCAGGAGCAGAGCAATACGAAGGTTCGAACTTGTATTACTTTATTAGTGATTTGCAGCGCTTTAAAGGCCAGAAGGTGTTAATTAGCGGCGGCGGCGACTCTGCTGTAGACTGGGCACTTATGCTTGAGCCGATTGCGGAGCAAGTAACGCTTATTCACCGTCGCGACAAGTTCCGTGCGCATGAGCACAGTGTAGAAACGCTGATGAATTCGAAGGTGCAAGTTGTAACACCTACTGAAATCACCCACCTACACGGTGACGGAAACCGTATTAACCGTGTTACGATTGCGGATGTGAAATCGAAAGAGGCAAGAGACATCGATGTTGACGCAGTAATTGTGAACTTCGGCTTTGTATCTTCGCTTGGCCCGATCGAAGAATGGGGCTTGCAAATTGATGGCGGATCGATCATTGTCGATTCACGCATGGAGACGAACGTCCCAGGTATATTTGCAGCTGGCGACATTACGACATATCCAGGCAAGCTGAAGTTGATTGCCGTCGGATTTGGTGAAGCACCCACCGCGATTAACAACGCGAAAGTATATATTGATCCATCTGCCAAGCTGTCCCCTGGACATAGCAGCAGCATGAAACGCTAA